A single window of Colletes latitarsis isolate SP2378_abdomen chromosome 11, iyColLati1, whole genome shotgun sequence DNA harbors:
- the LOC143348568 gene encoding uncharacterized protein LOC143348568 has translation MFATLKNKIREETGSDVSTVVRNAGNVRDINSKHTSQGGSTSSISESQISLDGSRDENAASPSPPISLKRDSTFDLKLSDGMQLSAKDIKRFEHREEEWQKRLVKKETELLKRMEKKEEEWKVRLYEREKEWKKVVEKQEKEKKKLEDELQNTEHTKRSMELALKDAEEFKKMIYNFQEDVGQLEDLQTQEMAKVKHLLLVKEQEVEEKTQHLKATTTEIESLKSEVSRLRRYEDELNNVQDEMETLRHSTQRERTQLSSQLAQTEEEARHLKDKVFVLEQRVALGTNDQVTVDERIADLMRERALLERKLEEAHLHLSDIKTSWSGKISSLETQVGRLSRQAGEEGLERRRVEEENEKLRQRIKELEAEIEVNNIVMATKDAKLLRMAEDIDEMATELKELRASVDDEVEEFKRQIESSSKEITQLKQDLEETTTKLSTITSEVAHLRLSLEGERSNNSSLHLQVARLREDLESERTTSATLRVCLEKERGEKDSALLRNAQVSQDIEIVKQENRQQEIENTELQNRIDSLEHSLQSKTKETEQAIASLEETKQRMSELEEAERNNEKMERSEKLLKSSLLDLEEQLNEKTKTIKVLQQRLTDMKKTLQRELRVPSSSLDSDVEPSAAILKPSSSKTVTARHNNTRDDDVNFKYLKHVLIKFLTSREYEALHLTRAVATLLHFSPEEERLLQETLEWKMSWFGTRPNLGFGQTAKAIPPS, from the exons ATGTTTGCGACGTTAAAGAACAAAATACGAGAAGAAACGGGGAGCGACGTGTCAACTGTCGTTAGAAATGCTGGTAACGTGCGTGATATTAACTCGAAGCATACGTCCCAG ggTGGATCCACTAGTAGCATTAGTGAATCTCAAATTTCATTAGATGGTTCACGCGATGAAAATGCAGCATCACCTTCCCCGCCAATTTCTTTGAAAAGGGACAGCACTTTTGATCTCAAATTAAGCGATGGTATGCAACTCTCAGCGAAAGACATAAAAAGGTTTGAGCATAGAGAAGAAGAATGGCAGAAGAGGCTGGTAAAAAAGGAAACAGAGTTACTAAAACGAATGGAAAAGAAGGAAGAAGAGTGGAAAGTGAGGCTTTACGAAAGGGAAAAGGAGTGGAAAAAAGTTGTTGAAAAACAggagaaggaaaaaaaaaaattagaagACGAATTACAAAATACAGAACACACAAAACGTTCGATGGAACTGGCCCTTAAAGATGCAGAAG AATTTAAAAAGATGATATACAATTTTCAAGAGGACGTAGGACAACTAGAAGATTTACAAACTCAAGAGATGGCAAAAGTAAAACATTTA TTGCTGGTTAAAGAACAAGAGGTAGAAGAAAAAACGCAACACTTAAAAGCAACCACTACCGAGATCGAAAGTCTAAAATCTGAAGTTTCCCGTCTTAGGCGATATGAAGATGAACTGAACAATGTACAG GATGAAATGGAGACACTGCGTCATTCTACTCAGCGCGAGAGAACTCAGCTTTCCTCCCAGCTGGCACAGACAGAGGAAGAGGCGCGTCACCTGAAGGATAAAGTTTTTGTGTTAGAACAAAGAGTTGCTTTAGGAACTAACGATCAAGTGACTGTCGATGAAAGAATAGCAGATCTTATGAGAGAAAGGGCATTGCTGGAGAGAAAGTTAGAAGAGGCGCATCTTCATTTGTCCGATATAAAGACCAGTTGGTCAGGAAAGATATCCAGCTTGGAGACGCAAGTCGGGAGACTGAGCAGACAGGCTGGCGAAGAAGGTCTGGAAAGGAGACGCGTCGAAGAGGAAAACGAAAAGCTAAGACAAAGGATCAAGGAACTGGAAGCTGAAATAGAGGTGAACAATATTGTCATGGCGACGAAAGACGCCAAGCTTTTGCGCATGGCAGAAGACATCGACGAGATGGCCACGGAACTGAAAGAGCTCCGGGCCAGCGTCGATGATGAGGTGGAAGAGTTTAAGCGACAAATT GAATCTTCTTCGAAGGAAATCACCCAATTGAAGCAAGACCTGGAGGAAACAACAACAAAACTTTCAACTATCACCTCGGAAGTAGCGCATCTTCGTCTGTCTTTGGAAGGTGAACGATCAAATAATTCCTCCTTACACTTACAAGTTGCACGTTTAAGAGAAGATCTAGAATCCGAACGAACTACATCGGCAACGCTAAGAGTGTGCCTAGAAAAAGAAAGAGGCGAGAAAGACTCTGCGCTGCTGAGGAATGCTCAAGTCTCCCAGGACATTGAAATTGTAAAACAAGAGAACCGACAACAGGAAATCGAGAATACAGAACTACAGAATAGGATAGACAGTTTAGAGCATAGTTTGCAAAGTAAAACTAAGGAAACGGAACAAGCAATCGCTTCACTAGAAGAAACCAAACAAAGAATGTCGGAATTAGAGGAAGCGGAACGTAATAATGAGAAAATGGAGAGAAGCGAGAAACTTCTTAAAAGTAGCTTGCTGGATCTAGAAGAACAGTTGAATGAAAAAACGAAg ACAATCAAAGTCTTGCAGCAACGGTTAACAGATATGAAAAAGACTCTCCAACGAGAATTGAGAGTACCATCGTCATCATTGGACAGCGACGTAGAACCTTCTGCAGCAATTCTCAAACCAAGTTCGTCGAAAACCGTCACTGCTAGACATAACAATACAAGGGACGACGATGTCAACTTTAAATACCTTAAACATGTTCTCATAAAGTTCCTAACCAGTAGGGAATACGAG GCTCTCCACTTAACGAGAGCAGTCGCTActcttttacatttttcgccCGAAGAAGAGCGATTGCTTCAAGAAACTTTAGAATGGAAAATGTCATGGTTTGGCACCCGGCCTAATTTAGGTTTTGGACAAACTGCCAAAGCTATACCGCCTAGCTAA